A single region of the Cereibacter sphaeroides 2.4.1 genome encodes:
- a CDS encoding HNH endonuclease, translated as MSFKTKDLPSSEKLHALFRYDEDGQIYWKNLNNSRKSADRPAGSINRSLGYRQVHMMGSLFYAHRIIFKMHNPDVDISNLVIDHKDGDRLNNRIENLRAVTHSDNSLNRLMNVNPYGQGVEKVSNRFAAIVARHGKKKRLGIFDTPEEAHEAYCQATAKYNLRLAQLR; from the coding sequence ATGTCATTCAAAACGAAAGACCTCCCATCATCCGAAAAATTACATGCGCTTTTTCGTTATGATGAAGATGGGCAAATATATTGGAAGAATCTCAATAATAGTCGCAAGAGTGCGGATCGTCCAGCGGGGTCGATTAACAGGAGTCTCGGATATCGACAGGTTCATATGATGGGTTCGCTATTCTATGCCCATCGCATCATCTTCAAGATGCACAATCCAGACGTCGATATTTCTAACCTCGTTATCGATCATAAAGACGGCGACAGACTTAATAACCGGATCGAAAATCTCAGGGCAGTTACACATTCAGACAACAGTTTGAACCGTCTGATGAATGTCAACCCATATGGACAGGGAGTCGAGAAGGTTAGCAATCGCTTTGCTGCAATCGTCGCAAGGCATGGGAAGAAGAAGCGTCTCGGAATATTCGATACTCCCGAAGAGGCCCATGAAGCCTACTGTCAGGCTACTGCGAAATACAATTTGAGACTTGCCCAACTGCGATGA
- a CDS encoding HNH endonuclease produces the protein MAMTNRKQSNWSSSKRKVTAAYRKNRDIVRNRDQGICVRCFMLTGRIVLASDCDHLQNVNSGGTDDLSNLWMLCKDCHRSKTQRESNGLIGFDPIIDYDTGWPIPEMDWKQVISERNREYFKPKSFSL, from the coding sequence ATGGCGATGACAAACCGCAAGCAATCCAATTGGAGTAGTTCAAAGCGCAAGGTGACTGCGGCTTACCGGAAGAACCGGGATATCGTCCGCAATCGAGATCAAGGAATATGCGTCCGCTGTTTCATGCTTACAGGCAGGATCGTCTTGGCCTCAGACTGCGACCATCTTCAAAACGTCAACAGTGGTGGAACGGATGATCTAAGCAATCTCTGGATGCTTTGTAAGGACTGCCATAGATCGAAAACGCAACGTGAGAGTAACGGGCTAATCGGATTTGATCCTATCATTGATTATGATACCGGCTGGCCAATCCCGGAAATGGATTGGAAACAAGTAATATCCGAGCGTAATCGAGAATACTTCAAGCCTAAGTCATTCAGCCTCTAA
- a CDS encoding DUF2971 domain-containing protein — MSKNIQEIFYPNYNKRVQKIRDNDRKFAHYTSAEVAVSILKNKSVWLRNASVMNDFNEIEHGLNCLLKVLDSDTVGKQFANLVNEIHPTAFNSIMIRYAMPTDLHDTYLTCLSEHGPNGGAISEDKLGRLSMWRAYGGNTNVAMVFDREKVLNDHSTATTLSPVLYADAFMFRREFMEVMESIAENIELLKGNKDLSLAYLFGALDAAVLSTKHPGFEEEQEWRVIHRPTPYNKLPCMVASVGGVPQKVYLLNLDGANSALNLNDILDHIIVGPTAFPDVISDALIQVMTSEHYHNPQLRVKVSEIPLRR, encoded by the coding sequence ATGTCTAAGAACATTCAAGAGATATTCTATCCCAATTATAATAAGCGGGTGCAAAAAATCCGTGATAACGATAGGAAATTTGCACATTACACAAGTGCAGAAGTCGCCGTCTCGATATTGAAGAACAAGTCAGTGTGGTTGCGGAATGCATCCGTGATGAATGATTTCAATGAAATTGAACATGGCCTGAATTGTCTCCTAAAGGTTTTGGACTCTGATACGGTCGGAAAGCAATTTGCGAACCTTGTTAACGAGATCCACCCGACAGCATTCAACAGCATCATGATCCGTTATGCAATGCCTACCGATTTGCATGATACCTACCTGACATGCTTGAGTGAGCATGGACCTAATGGCGGAGCTATTAGCGAGGATAAGCTTGGACGTCTCTCCATGTGGCGAGCGTATGGTGGAAACACCAATGTTGCTATGGTATTTGATCGGGAAAAAGTGCTCAACGATCACAGCACGGCCACGACACTAAGTCCGGTTCTTTACGCAGACGCTTTCATGTTCCGTAGAGAATTCATGGAGGTTATGGAATCCATTGCCGAAAATATTGAGCTATTGAAGGGGAATAAGGACTTATCGCTAGCATATCTCTTTGGTGCTCTGGATGCCGCAGTTCTCAGCACGAAACATCCCGGATTCGAAGAGGAGCAGGAATGGCGTGTGATTCACCGTCCTACCCCATACAACAAGCTTCCATGTATGGTCGCCTCGGTTGGCGGAGTCCCTCAGAAGGTCTATCTCCTCAATCTAGATGGAGCCAACTCCGCGTTGAACCTTAACGACATTTTGGATCACATTATCGTCGGACCAACGGCATTTCCCGACGTTATAAGTGATGCGCTCATTCAGGTTATGACAAGCGAGCACTATCACAACCCTCAACTCCGAGTGAAGGTATCTGAAATCCCTCTTAGGCGCTAA
- a CDS encoding S26 family signal peptidase, whose product MQIKIIGPSMGPTLPEGSVHDVNLTDQFGLGDIIVFPDPKDSSRLLVKRLLRSEDKGLFVIGDNVRNSRDSRHFGLIDPASVIGKIEICRFPKFVNSTSTK is encoded by the coding sequence ATGCAAATCAAAATCATCGGCCCATCGATGGGACCGACGTTACCGGAAGGCTCAGTTCACGACGTCAACTTAACCGATCAATTCGGGCTAGGTGATATAATCGTCTTCCCCGATCCGAAGGACAGTTCCCGCCTTCTAGTCAAACGACTTCTGCGGAGCGAAGATAAAGGGCTATTCGTCATTGGGGATAACGTGAGAAACAGCCGAGATAGTCGCCATTTTGGCTTGATCGATCCGGCATCAGTTATCGGGAAAATCGAAATTTGCCGGTTTCCAAAATTCGTTAATTCAACCTCAACCAAATAA
- a CDS encoding H-NS histone family protein encodes MAKTTGLPTLEDLVDVPRGDLLKLRANVEEALRANEAREKQAAKDKIKELVESSGFNLVDLFGDMLPKSEGTGKRSYNRKSKDGEREPVAPKYRHPENPSETWSGRGRKPKWVEAHLEAGGNMEDLLINKD; translated from the coding sequence ATGGCTAAGACTACCGGACTGCCGACCCTTGAAGACCTCGTTGACGTTCCGCGCGGTGATTTGCTCAAACTGAGGGCGAATGTCGAAGAAGCTCTTAGGGCCAATGAAGCTCGCGAAAAGCAAGCTGCTAAGGACAAGATCAAGGAACTCGTGGAGTCGTCGGGCTTCAACCTCGTGGATCTCTTCGGCGATATGCTGCCGAAGTCGGAAGGGACGGGGAAACGGAGTTACAACCGCAAGTCCAAGGATGGAGAACGCGAGCCTGTAGCGCCGAAATACCGGCACCCGGAGAACCCTTCGGAAACTTGGTCGGGACGCGGACGAAAACCGAAGTGGGTGGAGGCTCACCTTGAAGCGGGGGGCAACATGGAAGACCTGTTGATCAACAAAGACTGA
- a CDS encoding recombinase family protein — translation MTNPASRPKAYSYIRMSSAIQIKGDSFRRQAEASAKYAAEHDLDLIDDYKLADLGVSAFKSDNLTTGALGRFVAECEAGEIEAGSFLLIESLDRLSRDKILDAFSLFARILKTGVKIVTLSDGQVYDGSSDQVGSIYYAISVMIRSNDESKIKSTRGLANWSQKRKLAAEHGVKMSSQCPAWLKLSVDRKSYLIDKERAKIVQRIFEASASGKGANLITKELNRDKVPTFGRGALWAEAFVSKTLRNRAVLGEFQPGQYVSGKRQPAGDPIPGYFPPVIEEELFDIVQASLRGRLLAGGRRGEGQSNIFTHVAFCGYCGSKMRHRSKGSRVKGNPPHRYLTCFNRFNGPGCDCKPLPYAAFERSFLTFVRDVDLRGLLEGAKRKSEAKTIADRITVNEEKVRKADERIRDYLIKIEGAPDLAEIFMERIRELKAEKDDLVRSIEESNDALSKIKSDNVTDEELASLISTFQNPCGENRIRLADRIKSIIERIDVYPNGEIRKDDPAIDLVRASGDPDAEKIIAAMNAGSRLKDDPYFIVTFRNGAVQTVVPNPSNPDDIRVSVYAGEKTRRVEGSAYEYESD, via the coding sequence ATGACCAATCCAGCAAGCCGACCGAAGGCATACAGCTACATTCGTATGTCCTCGGCTATCCAGATCAAAGGGGACTCATTTAGACGGCAGGCAGAAGCTTCCGCGAAGTATGCCGCCGAACATGATCTTGACCTTATCGATGACTACAAGCTTGCCGATCTCGGGGTCTCTGCCTTCAAGTCGGACAACCTGACTACCGGGGCTCTCGGACGATTTGTTGCCGAGTGTGAGGCGGGAGAGATTGAGGCAGGATCGTTCCTTCTCATCGAAAGCCTTGACCGTTTGAGTCGAGACAAGATCCTTGATGCATTTTCCCTGTTTGCTCGCATTCTCAAGACCGGGGTGAAGATCGTTACCCTGTCGGATGGGCAGGTTTACGATGGATCGTCAGATCAGGTTGGAAGCATTTACTACGCCATTTCAGTAATGATCCGGTCCAATGACGAGTCTAAGATCAAATCGACTCGTGGTCTCGCCAACTGGTCGCAGAAGCGGAAGCTTGCTGCCGAACATGGCGTCAAAATGTCGAGTCAATGCCCTGCATGGCTTAAGCTGTCCGTTGATCGCAAGTCTTACCTGATCGATAAGGAACGGGCCAAAATCGTTCAACGCATCTTCGAAGCTTCGGCATCGGGTAAAGGTGCGAACCTCATCACCAAAGAACTGAATCGCGACAAGGTTCCGACATTCGGAAGGGGCGCTTTGTGGGCCGAAGCTTTCGTCTCCAAGACGCTTCGCAATCGTGCAGTCCTCGGGGAATTTCAGCCGGGGCAGTATGTCAGTGGAAAGCGTCAACCGGCTGGTGATCCTATTCCGGGATATTTCCCTCCCGTAATCGAGGAAGAGCTTTTCGACATTGTTCAAGCATCGCTGAGAGGGCGGTTGCTTGCCGGGGGAAGAAGGGGAGAGGGTCAATCGAACATCTTCACCCATGTTGCTTTCTGCGGCTATTGCGGATCAAAGATGCGCCATCGGTCGAAAGGATCACGGGTAAAGGGCAATCCTCCGCATCGTTACCTGACATGCTTCAACCGCTTTAATGGTCCGGGATGCGATTGCAAACCTCTCCCTTACGCTGCCTTCGAACGCTCCTTCCTGACATTTGTTCGGGATGTTGATTTGAGGGGACTTCTGGAAGGTGCAAAGCGCAAGTCCGAAGCAAAGACGATTGCGGATCGGATAACGGTCAATGAAGAGAAAGTTAGAAAGGCAGATGAGAGAATTCGGGATTATCTGATCAAGATCGAAGGTGCTCCCGATCTTGCGGAAATCTTCATGGAGCGCATTCGGGAATTGAAAGCCGAGAAGGATGATCTTGTTCGATCTATCGAGGAATCGAATGATGCTCTTTCGAAGATCAAGTCGGATAACGTGACCGACGAGGAACTAGCATCCCTGATTTCGACGTTCCAAAATCCATGCGGGGAAAATCGTATTAGGCTTGCGGATCGTATCAAATCGATCATTGAGCGCATTGACGTCTATCCGAATGGTGAAATCCGCAAAGATGATCCGGCGATTGATCTTGTGCGCGCTTCGGGAGATCCTGATGCCGAAAAGATCATTGCGGCAATGAATGCGGGATCACGGTTGAAGGATGATCCTTACTTCATCGTAACTTTCCGCAATGGTGCGGTGCAGACGGTAGTCCCGAATCCTAGTAATCCTGATGATATTCGAGTGAGTGTTTATGCGGGTGAAAAGACGAGACGAGTTGAGGGATCGGCCTACGAATACGAAAGCGATTGA
- the guaA gene encoding glutamine-hydrolyzing GMP synthase, whose product MTQHDRLLIIDFGSQVTQLIARRLRELNVYCEIHPYQNVTEAFLKGFAPKAVIFSGGPSSVFAEGAPMPPAGVFDLGVPILGICYGQQVMMHCLGGKVERGHGTAEFGRAFVTPTAERLAILDGWFEEGREQVWMSHGDHVSQIAPGFQVFGTSPNAPFAITGDPARHFYAVQFHPEVHHTPKGAKLYENFVRLAGFKGDWTMGAYREEAIARIRAQVGDQKVICGLSGGVDSSVAAVLIHEAIGDQLTCVFVDHGLLRLGEAEQVVKMFRDHYNMPLIHADESDLFLGALEGVSDPEVKRKTIGRLFIDVFQKHAADVGGATFLAQGTLYPDVIESVSFSGGPSVTIKSHHNVGGLPEKMGLKLVEPLRELFKDEVRALGRELGLPESFIGRHPFPGPGLAIRCPGEITREKLEILRRADAVYIDQIRRHGLYDEIWQAFVALLPVRTVGVMGDGRTYDYACALRAVTSVDGMTADYYPFTHDFLGETATRIINEVQGINRVTYDITSKPPGTIEWE is encoded by the coding sequence ATGACCCAGCACGACCGTCTCCTCATCATCGATTTCGGGTCGCAGGTGACCCAGCTCATCGCGCGCCGCCTGCGCGAGCTGAATGTCTACTGCGAGATCCATCCCTATCAGAACGTGACCGAAGCCTTCCTGAAGGGCTTCGCTCCGAAGGCCGTCATCTTCTCCGGCGGCCCTTCCTCGGTCTTCGCCGAGGGCGCGCCGATGCCCCCCGCGGGCGTGTTCGACCTCGGCGTGCCGATCCTCGGGATCTGCTACGGCCAGCAGGTGATGATGCACTGCCTCGGCGGCAAGGTCGAACGCGGCCACGGCACCGCCGAATTCGGCCGCGCCTTCGTGACCCCCACGGCGGAGCGTCTGGCGATCCTCGACGGCTGGTTCGAGGAGGGCCGCGAGCAGGTCTGGATGAGCCACGGCGACCATGTCTCGCAGATCGCGCCGGGCTTTCAGGTGTTCGGCACCTCGCCCAACGCGCCCTTCGCCATCACCGGCGATCCCGCGCGCCATTTCTATGCGGTGCAGTTCCACCCCGAGGTGCACCACACGCCGAAGGGCGCGAAGCTCTACGAGAATTTCGTGCGCCTCGCGGGCTTCAAGGGCGACTGGACGATGGGGGCCTACCGCGAGGAGGCGATCGCCAGGATCCGGGCCCAGGTGGGCGACCAGAAGGTGATCTGCGGCCTCTCGGGCGGCGTCGACAGTTCGGTCGCAGCGGTGCTGATCCACGAGGCCATCGGCGATCAGCTGACCTGCGTCTTCGTCGACCACGGCCTGCTGCGCCTCGGCGAGGCCGAGCAGGTGGTCAAGATGTTCCGCGACCATTACAACATGCCGCTGATCCATGCCGACGAGTCCGATCTCTTCCTCGGCGCGCTCGAGGGTGTCTCGGACCCGGAAGTGAAGCGCAAGACCATCGGCCGGCTCTTCATCGACGTGTTCCAGAAACATGCGGCCGACGTGGGCGGCGCCACCTTCCTCGCGCAGGGCACGCTCTATCCAGACGTGATCGAGTCGGTGAGCTTCTCGGGCGGTCCCTCGGTCACGATCAAGTCGCACCACAATGTGGGCGGCCTGCCCGAGAAGATGGGTCTGAAGCTGGTCGAGCCGCTGCGCGAACTCTTCAAGGACGAGGTCCGCGCCCTCGGCCGCGAGCTCGGCCTGCCCGAGAGCTTCATCGGCCGCCATCCCTTCCCCGGCCCCGGCCTCGCGATCCGCTGCCCCGGCGAGATCACCCGCGAGAAGCTCGAGATCCTGCGCCGGGCCGATGCGGTCTATATCGACCAGATCCGCCGCCACGGGCTCTACGACGAGATCTGGCAGGCCTTCGTGGCGCTCCTGCCGGTGCGCACCGTGGGCGTGATGGGCGACGGTCGCACCTACGACTATGCCTGCGCGCTCCGCGCCGTGACGAGCGTCGACGGCATGACCGCCGACTACTATCCCTTCACCCACGACTTCCTCGGCGAGACGGCGACGCGGATCATCAACGAGGTGCAGGGCATCAACCGCGTGACCTACGACATCACCTCGAAGCCGCCGGGCACGATCGAGTGGGAATGA
- a CDS encoding DMT family transporter has product MPAQQSLLSATFWMAGAIASFSAMAVSGRMVSGIHDTFEIMAWRSLVGLAVVLLWATLSGRLGEIRTRHFGGHLVRNLSHFTGQNLWFWALGLIPLAQVIALEFTSPLWVILLSPFLLGERITSLRALSTVVGFAGILIVARPDFAALDVGVLAAAGSAVFFAGSIILTKRLTRHDSIVTIMFWLTLIQAVLGLLCTFADGETTWPTTVSGFWLVMIGLSGLAAHLCLTQALARASAGFVVTVDFLRLPVFAILGMILFSEPLDAMVILGGGIILAANWISIRAAGRASRPQDAR; this is encoded by the coding sequence ATGCCTGCCCAGCAAAGCCTTCTCTCGGCCACCTTCTGGATGGCCGGCGCCATCGCCTCCTTCTCGGCGATGGCCGTCTCGGGGCGGATGGTCTCGGGGATCCACGACACGTTCGAGATCATGGCCTGGCGCTCGCTGGTGGGGCTCGCGGTCGTCCTCCTCTGGGCCACCCTTTCCGGGCGGCTGGGCGAGATCCGCACCCGGCATTTCGGGGGCCATCTGGTGCGCAACCTGTCGCACTTCACCGGGCAGAACCTGTGGTTCTGGGCCCTGGGCCTCATCCCGCTCGCGCAGGTGATCGCGCTCGAATTCACTTCTCCGCTCTGGGTGATCCTGCTCTCGCCCTTCCTCCTGGGCGAGCGCATCACCTCGCTGCGCGCCCTCTCCACCGTGGTGGGCTTCGCGGGCATCCTGATCGTGGCCCGGCCCGACTTCGCCGCGCTCGATGTGGGCGTGCTCGCGGCCGCGGGCTCGGCCGTGTTCTTCGCGGGCTCGATCATCCTGACCAAGCGGCTGACGCGCCACGATTCCATCGTCACCATCATGTTCTGGCTCACGCTGATCCAGGCGGTGTTGGGCCTCCTGTGCACCTTCGCCGACGGCGAGACCACCTGGCCCACGACCGTCTCGGGCTTCTGGCTCGTGATGATCGGCCTCTCGGGCCTCGCGGCCCACCTCTGCCTCACCCAGGCGCTCGCGCGGGCCTCGGCGGGCTTCGTCGTGACGGTCGACTTCCTCCGCCTGCCCGTCTTCGCGATCCTCGGCATGATCCTCTTCTCCGAACCGCTCGATGCCATGGTCATCCTCGGGGGCGGCATCATTCTTGCAGCGAACTGGATCAGCATCCGCGCGGCCGGACGGGCAAGCCGGCCACAGGACGCAAGGTGA